In Candidatus Margulisiibacteriota bacterium, the genomic stretch CGCAAATGGGCAACCTTTTACACACAAAGTGCAACCAGTGCATTTATCAAGCAAAATTTTAATGCTCATAATAATGTCCTTTTAAATATAAAAGTTAAACGAGCTTACGCTCTTTTAATTTGCCTAACAGGGCGCTGGCCATTTCTGATGGTTCGCCGGCGAGCATTTCGCCTCCCCCTTTTGGTGGGGGAGAAAAAATCTTGACGACCTTAGTGGGGGAGCCATTAAGGCCGGTATTAGCTGGATCGGCCGATATTTCCTGGGCGTTCAATGATTTGATTTCCGCTTTTTTGGCTTTCATCATACCTTTCAAAGAAGGGAGACGCGGTTCGTTTATCTGTTTAACCACTGTGATCAGACAGGGGAGCGGGATAGAAACAATTTCGTTTACTTCTTCGAGCAACCGCTCGACTTTTAGTTCTTTGCTTCCGGGTTCAGCGCCGATCTTAACGGCAAAGGTAACCTGGGGTAAATTGAGCCATTCGGCGATCCCTGGGCCGACCTGGGCGGTATCACCGTCGACGGCTTGTTTGCCGCAAAGGATCAGGTCAAACGTGCCGATCTTTTTAATTGCTTGGGCTAAAGTGTACGAGGTCGCCCAGGTGTCGGAGCCGGCAAAGGCCCGGTCAGAGGCCAGATAGCCTTCGTCTGCCCCCATGGCGATCGCGGTCCGGAGCGCTTCGGCCGCTTGCGGGGGACCCATAGTAACAACGACGACTTTTCCGCCGTGCTGATCGCGAAGCTGCAAAGCGGCTTCCAGCGCGTTCTCATCCATCGGGTTAATGATCGATGGAACACCGTCTCGAACCAAAGTATTGGTCTCGGGGTTGATCCTGACCTCGGTCGTATCGGGGACCTGTTTGATGCAGACAACGATATCCATGCTACTTCTTGGCGCTTTCCTTGATCAATGCCAAGCCGATCTGATTTCGTTGGATCTGGTTGGTCCCTTCATAGATCTGGGTGATCTTTGCGTCGCGCGCCATTTTTTCGACCGGATATTCTTTCATGTACCCGTAGCCGCCAAAAACCTGGATCGCGTCGATCGTTACCTTCATGGCAACATCAGAGGCAAAAAGTTTGGCTTCAGAAGCGGGGAGGGTAAAGTTTTTATGTCCGGCATCGATCATCTTTGCTACGGCGTAAACTAATGCCCGGGCCGCTTCGATCTGGGTCGCCATATCGGCCAGCATATGTTGGACCGCTTGCAGGCTGATGATCGGCTGACCAAACTGGACGCGTTGTTTGGCGTATTTTATTGCTTCGTCGAGTGCCCCTTGCGCGATCCCCACCGCCTGCGCACCAATGCCCGGGCGGGTCATATCCAGGGTTTTCATCGCGACAATAAAGCCCATTCCTTCTTTTCCAAGCAGCTGGCTTTTATGGATCTTGCAATCCTGGAAGACCAATTCGCGGGTGGCGGAACAGCGGATCCCCATTTTATTCTCTTTTTTGCCAAAGGTGAAGCCGGGAGTTCCTTTTTCCACTATAAAAGCGGAGGCGCCGCGGGGGCCTTTGGTTTTGTCAGTGATCGCGATAACGGTATAGGTGTCGGCTTCCCCGCCGTTGGTGATCCATTGCTTGGTTCCATTGAGAATGTAATGGTCGCCGCTTTTAACGGCGGTTGTCTCCAGACCGGCGGCATCGGAGCCGGCGCTTGCTTCCGTTAAGCCAAAAGCGGCCAGTATTTTTCCTGCTGCGATCGGGGGCATATATTTCTTTTTTTGTTCTTCAGAGCCAAAAAGCAGGATGGGAGTCGAGCCCAAAGCGGAAGCGGCAAAGGTTACTCCCACGCCGCCGCAGATCCGGCTGATCTCTTCGGTGGCCAAACAAAAGTTAAAAACGCTTTGTCCCATTCCGCCCAACTCTTCAGGAATGTATAGACCGCAAAGGTCCGCTTCCGCATAAGCCTTGAGCGCCTCCCATGGGAACTCGCCGGTTTCATCCCATTCGGCTCGCTTGGGAAGCGCTTTCTCCAGGGAAACCTTTCGGGCCAGGTCGCGGACCATCTTTTGTTCGTCGGTCAATAAATAATCTAACATTTTTACTTAATTCCTCCTACCAAATAATAGCGTTGGCCCCATAAGTCAAACCAGCCCCAAAGCCGGACAAGATAACGAGGTTGCCGCTTTTTAATTTCCCTTCAGCTGCCGCCTCGTCAAGGGCGAGGGGA encodes the following:
- a CDS encoding electron transfer flavoprotein subunit beta/FixA family protein, encoding MDIVVCIKQVPDTTEVRINPETNTLVRDGVPSIINPMDENALEAALQLRDQHGGKVVVVTMGPPQAAEALRTAIAMGADEGYLASDRAFAGSDTWATSYTLAQAIKKIGTFDLILCGKQAVDGDTAQVGPGIAEWLNLPQVTFAVKIGAEPGSKELKVERLLEEVNEIVSIPLPCLITVVKQINEPRLPSLKGMMKAKKAEIKSLNAQEISADPANTGLNGSPTKVVKIFSPPPKGGGEMLAGEPSEMASALLGKLKERKLV
- a CDS encoding acyl-CoA dehydrogenase family protein gives rise to the protein MLDYLLTDEQKMVRDLARKVSLEKALPKRAEWDETGEFPWEALKAYAEADLCGLYIPEELGGMGQSVFNFCLATEEISRICGGVGVTFAASALGSTPILLFGSEEQKKKYMPPIAAGKILAAFGLTEASAGSDAAGLETTAVKSGDHYILNGTKQWITNGGEADTYTVIAITDKTKGPRGASAFIVEKGTPGFTFGKKENKMGIRCSATRELVFQDCKIHKSQLLGKEGMGFIVAMKTLDMTRPGIGAQAVGIAQGALDEAIKYAKQRVQFGQPIISLQAVQHMLADMATQIEAARALVYAVAKMIDAGHKNFTLPASEAKLFASDVAMKVTIDAIQVFGGYGYMKEYPVEKMARDAKITQIYEGTNQIQRNQIGLALIKESAKK